CACCCAGGTAACGGCCTTGCCGGCGCTGCTGTCTACCAGAGCCTCCGCGTCCTCATCAGGCAGTCCGCGAGCCCATTCTTCGAAGCCCGATTCCGCAGCCTCGTGGCTCTCGGGATGGGGATTCTCCAGTGAACGGCGAAGTTCCTCGCGGCGGCGGCGATCGAGTTCACGGCGCACAGCCTCGGCAATGAACCGGCTGCGGTTCTTCTCCCGCCGGTCAATATCCCGGATCAAATGATCGGGAAGGGTGACGGTCACACGTTCGACGCGAGCCATATCATACTCTGAGTATGATCCTACCACGGAAGACCCTGCTGGACTCCATCTTCAGTGGATCAGGCGCGGGCGACCTGCTCACGCTCGGTTTTGAATACCGCTCCCCCACGGTCAACAACAACGGGAATGTGTTGAGCCAGACGATCGCCCGGCCGGGCTTTTCGGCCACGCAGACGTACACCTACGACGCCTATAATCGGATCCAGAAGGTGCGTGAAGGAACCGATTTCCGGGACTTCGGGTACAAGGAACCGGGCAACCTGTACGTGCCCTCGTGGTCTACGGGAGCCGGCTGGGCGCCCGGCAGCTTCACGCCGGCCTCGCCGTCGAGGTTTGATGGAAACAACCGGTTGGTGAACGCAGTGCTGGGGATTCAGTACGATGCGGCGGGCAACCTGACAGCGATCGGGGGATTCACGTTCGCCTACGACGCCGAGAACCGGCTGGTGTCGAGCACACTGAACGGCGTGACGACGAACTACGTCTATGACGGCGAAGGGCGGCGGGTGAAGAAGGGTTCGGTGGTGATGGTCTATGACGCCTTCGGGCGGCTGGCGGCGGAGTACGGCGGCACGGCGGACCCGGTGGGCACGGAGTATCTGACGGCGGACCCTCTGGGCTCGACGCGGCTGGTGATGAGCTCGACCGGCTCGGAGCGGCGGTGCCTGGACTATCTGCCCTTCGGCGAGCAGATGACGCAGGGCATGGGCGGGCGCGGGGCGTGCTACGCGAGCGCCACCGAGCCCAGGGTGAAGTTTACCGGCAAAGAACGGGATGCGGAGACGGGCCTCGATTACTTCGGGGCGAGGTACTACGCGGGAGTGCAGGGGCGGTTTACCCGTGCGGATGAGCCGCTGGTCGATCAAAATCCACTCGATCCGCAGTCGTGGAACCTCTTTAGCTATGTTCGGAACAACCCGCTGATCTTCACTGATCCCACGGGCCGATGCAAGAAGGGTGCCGACGGCAAATACCACGATAGCGAGGATGGGCCGTGCGTGGCGCCCGACTCGACGAGCATCACCGTTGCGGAGAAGGCGCCGAAGGAGCGGGATCATGCCGCCGAAGCTCAGGCCGAGATGCTGCGCATGCAGTTGGAGGCATGGCGTCGGAACCAGGGGAGGAACAAGTCCAAGGAGGACCAATTCATTTATGGTATTCAGGGCCAGGGCATGCAAGTATTGCACGCCGCTGCCGAGAGAGCAACGCACGACATGGCCTGCGCGGGCATGGGTTTTGCTGTTGGCGAACTTGGAGCCGGGATGTTTGCTGCCGGACGCCCGAGGATCGACAAGCCCTTTTCGCAGGGTGGCATGCAACAGACCTCTGCGGCTTCCGAAACGTTCCGGAATTTGACAAAGGGTGCCCGAGGCGGAATCCGATTTCCGACGCTGGTCGGAGGGCCGGGTACTGGTATGCCACCCAAGTTGCGCATGACCAACAGCGTCGGTGCCATTTGGGGGCGTTGGCTACCCTATGCCGGAGCGGGCTTCATGGCCCTCGGCGCATACGAGATGTACGGGTGCTTGTCGCGATGAATGCTCTTCCCTACATCGCGATTGCCGCAGTTGCAGTCTGGTTTATCAGTGCCACTGTCGCCTACCAGGTGAAACTCCGCCGACGACGCGGCCCGTCGCGAGATGCCTTTATTGCAGCATTCTCATCTGGCGGAGAAGTTCTCGAGAGGATCGCTGGGACAGTGTATGACTACTACAGCGCACTCGCGATTGGCAGGCGCTACGCGGTCTCACCCGACGATTCCTACGAGGAAGTGCTCCGTGCAGGCCGCGAGGAGATCGATGACGATGCAGCCGAGTTGTTGAGTCAACTGCGATTGCAGATGCCCACCCAACAGGTTCTGGATGACTGTCCAATTCGGATCGCAACGATTCGGGACATGGTTCACTGGTTGGACTGGGTGCGAACTCACCAGCCGGGCAATGTACGCGTATGACGTTCGCCACGACAGGGTTCACCGGCAAGGAACGGAATGCGGAGACGGGGTTGGATTACTTTCTGGCCCGTTACTACTCCGCAGGCCAAGGTCGATTCACATCACCCGACGAATTCCAGGGCGGCATCGTCGATCCATTCACCGGGCAGCAGGTGGGTGCGCCGGGTCCTCTGCCGTATGCGGACATCACGGATCCGCAAACGCTCAACAAGTACGCGTACGTCCGGAACAATCCATTGCGGTATGTTGACCCAGATGGACATTGTCACTTCTGCATAGGTGCGCTCGTCGGTGGAGTGGTCGGGGGAGGCTACGAGTTTGCGAAGCAGCTATACACCGCCTACAAGAGTGGACAACCTCTTCAGCTTGATGGGCAGAAGATACTTGCGAAGGCTGCTAACGGCGCGATTTTTGGAGGAACGGTCGCGGCCACGGGTGGGCTCAGCCTCGCAGGGACGAGTCTAGCTTATACGACCGCGAGTACGGTTGGTGGTGCTGTCGAACGCAGCATAGACGGGGATTCCGACACAGTGGTCCTGGACAAGAAGGCAATTACCGCTGATCTTCTCACTGGCGCAGCGACGGGTCTGGTTGGTGGTGCGGCCAAAGAGCTGGCTAAAGGGGCGATAGCAGCTAGATCAAGGCAGGCCACCACACGGGCTGAAAGTCTTCTTCGTCAAGCTGTCGAGTCGGGAGACCCTGCAAAGATCGCTAAGCGTGAATCACAAGCACAAGCCGTCCAATCCAGCGTAAACAGGTTGTGTGCCGAATCTTCAGCAAAAACAGGGATGGGTCATGATGTTCCGAGTGAGAGAAAACAAACCTTCCTGAGAGGAAGGGGAAAGGAACACCGATGACCCAGAAGAAGGATAGCGCGAAAGCGGCCGAGAGGAAAGCGAAGCAACTGGCGGCGCTAGCGGAGCAGCAGGAGGATCTGCTGCGGGTGTTGATCCGGCGGGTGCTGGAGGAGGTGATGGAAGCGGAGATGGACGAGGTGGTGGGAGCGGAGAAGGGGCAGCGGACGGCGAGCCGGACGGGATACCGGTCTGGATACTATCGGCGGACGCTGGTGACGCGGGTGGGCAAGATCGAGCTGCGGGTGCCGCAGGACCGGGAGGGGCGGTTCCAGACGGAGATGTTCGAACGGTACCAGCGGAGCGAGAAGGCGCTGGTGGGGGCGTTGGCGGAGATGTATGTGCAGGGGGTGTCGACGCGGCGGGTGAAGGAGATCACCGAGCAGCTGTGCGGGCACGAGTTTTCGGCCTCGGCGATCAGCCGGATCAATGCGCGGCTGGACGAGGAGCTGGAGAAGTTCGCGCGGCGGCAGCTGGAGGAGGAGTATCCGTACCTGGTGCTGGACGCGCGCTACGAGCGGGTGAGAGAAGACGGGGTGGTGAGGGCGCAGGCAGTGCTGGTGGCGATCGGGATCAACTGGGAGGGGCGGCGGTGCGTGCTGGCGGTGGAGCTGGCGCAGCGGGAGAGTGCGACGAGCTGGAGGGAGTTGCTGGAGGGGTTGAAGGGGAGGGGGCTGCGGGGGGTGCGGCTGGTGGTGAGCGACGATCATGCGGGGCTGAAGCGGGCGGTGCGGGAGGTGCTGGGAGAGGCGCTGTGGCAGAGGTGCTACGTGCACTTCCTGCGCAATGCGCTGGACTACCTGCCGCGGCGGGGCGGCGATGACTGTCTGACCGAGCTGCGCTGGATCTATGAGCGGCGGACAGCGGCCGAGGCGCGGCAGGATCTGAAGGCGTGGCTGGGGCGCTGGCAGGGCCGCTACAGCAGGCTGTGCCAGTGGGTGGAGGAAAACATCGAGGAGACGCTGAGCTTCTACGCGCTGCCGCTGGCGCATCACAAGCATCTGAAGTCGACCAATATGCTGGAGCGTCTCAACGAGGAGATCAAGCGCCGGACACTGGTGGTGCGGATCTTTCCCAATGCGGCCAGTTGCCTGAGGCTGGTGCGGGCGCTGGCAGTGGAGATCCACGAGGACTGGATTGAGGCGACACGGTACCTGGACATGGACCTGTTGCGCGAGCAGGAGAAGAGCCGGCCCCGGCTGGGGGAGGCGGCCTGAGTTTTGCTAAGCTGCTACGGGCTACGCCCTTCGCAGCTTAGCCAACCGTCAACCACGGAGCATCATGGCCCACTGACCTATTTGCAGAGAAATCGGGACACAACTCGTAAACAGGCAAGCAGTTGCTGCATCAGCAGCACAGCGCACAGCCGTGAAGGCGGCTGTTGGCACCGTACTCAAGCCTGAGGAGCAGCGTTGATGCGCCCAGAGTATTCGGCGGAGACGCCCGACATCTTGGTTGCGGTCTATAGCCGATTATTCAGGCTGGTCTGGTCTGCGATGGTAGGCATGGCTACAGCGATCATCATCGGGGCCGCCGTCGCTGATGCGCCGGCCCCGTCTACCACAGAGCCCATTTTTACAATTGTCGCGACTGGCTATATTCTTTTGGCTGGCGGCTTCCTGCTTTCGATTTGGCGCAGCCGCGTTTCATTCAAAGAAGAAGGGATGCTCATCACGCGTCCGCTGAAAAGTGCAATTTGGAGAACTTACGACGACATCGCAGCTATCGAGCTCACTGCAGAACGGGTGGATCTTCGTTTCTCAGATGGCTCCAAGGCCTCGATCAACCGCCACATGGCCGATTTATCACAGATCCAGTCCCTGCTGGCGGCAAAAGCTCGGGGGAGATGAGATTGTCCCGCCTCAGATTTGTTGGACAATTTCCTGATTTATTGTCATGCGGCAGTTTCGAAGGCAAGCATGGCCTGATGAGCCTGCTGCAAGGATTGAAAATGGCAGTATCTATGTGCTGTGGTGGTCTACGGGAGCCGGCTGGGCGCCGGGCAGCTTCACGCCGGCCTCGCCGGCGTGGTTCAATGCAAAGAACCAGCTTGTGAACCCTCAACTCGGCATCACCTACGACGCGGCGGGCAACTTGACGGCGATCGGGGGATTCACGTTCGCCTACGACGCCGAGAACCGGCTGGTGTCGAGCACGCTGAACAGCGTGACGACGAACTACGTCTACGACGGCGAAGGGCGGCGGGTGAAGAAGGGTTCGGTGGTGATGGTCTATGACGCCTTCGGGCGGCTGGCGGCGGAATACGGCGGCACGGCGGACCCGGTGGGCACGGAGTATCTGACGGCGGACCCTCTGGGCTCGACGCGGCTGGTGACGAGTTCGACCGGCGCGGAGCGGCGGTGCCTGGACTACCTGCCCTTCGGCGAGCAGATGACGCAGGGCATGGGCGGGCGCGGCGCGTGCTACACGAGCGCCAACGAGCCGAGGGTGAAGTTCACCGGCAAAGAACGGGATGCGGAGACGGGCCTCGATTACTTCGGGGCGAGGTACTTCAGCGGGGCGCAGGGCAAGTTTAATAGTCCGGACCCTGTGGATCATCCGAGCAAGTCCTCTTTCGGCTACGACGGCTTCCTGGCCGAACCTCAACGCTGGAATCTATACGCGTACGCCCTGAACAATCCTTTGCGGTATATCGACGAGAACGGTGCCGAGGCCGCATCGATACCCCTGGGCGGAAATCGGTACTTTGTCGGTGGTCAGATCATCACTGTGCCACAGCGATCCTTCCGCGAACAGATCGCGCTTGCAGCTGCGCCAGCGGTGGGCCTCGCGGCAGCGATCTTTGCACCTGAAGCGGGAATCGCCGGTCTGGCTCGTTTTGGCCCGGCTATCTACAATGCGCTTACAAAATTCTCGAATTCGCAGAGCGGTCAAGAGTTAACTCAGTCTGCGATCGAGACGGTGACCAACTCCCAGGCTCCGAACCTCGCCACGCCGACACCCTCTGGAGCCGTGAAGGGGGCCTATGAAATCGCGTTGGAGGGTGGGCGGCACGCCGGATTCCTCAGGAACTACCTCGGCAACAGCGCCGCCGAACTGGATAGAGGGATTAGATCGCTTGAAAGGCAGATCGCCACACATCTAGCAGGTCGCTGAAAAACTCCGGAACAAGACACCTCGGAAATGTTTGATGCGTCTTTCCTAGTGTAGGGACGCCATGAGAGGAGAAGACCGTCAGCAGCAAGAGATGTTCCTGTACGCGAGCCTGGAGGATCTGGTGCCGGCCGATCACCCGCTGCGGCCGATCCGGGCGATGGTGGACGAGGCGCTGCAGAGGCTGGACGACACCTTCGATGAGATTTACGGAGAAGTGGGGCGGCCGTCGATCGCGCCGGAGCGGCTGCTGCGGGCGCAGTTGCTGATGCTGCTGTACACAATCCGGAGCGAGAGGATGCTGGTCGAGCAGCTGCGCTACAACCTGCTGTTCCGGTGGTTCGTGGGTCTGGGGATGAGCGAGGAGGTCTGGCACGCGACGGTGTTCACGAAGAACCGGGACCGGCTGCTGGAAGGGGACGTAGCGCGGCAGTTCTTTGGCGAGATCGTGCGGCAGGCGAAGCAGCAGGGGCTGATGTCGAGCGAGCATTTTTCGGTGGACGGGACGATGGTGGAGGCGTGGGCGAGCCAGAAGAGCTTCCGGCCGAAACAGGAGAAGTCGGATGAGGACGAACCGAAACAGGGTGGGCGGAATCGGGAAGTGGACTTCCGGGGGCAGCAGCGGTCGAATGAGACGCACGAGTCGGTGACGGATCCGGAGGCGCGGCTGTGGCGGAAGAGTCAGACGGCGGAGGCGAAGCTGAGCTATCTGGGACACGTGCTGGGAGAGAACCGGCACGGGCTGATCGTGAACGTGCGGGTGACGAAAGCCTACGGGCGGGCGGAGCGGGAAGCGGCGGTGGAGATGGCGCGGGAGATTCCGGGAGGGACGAAGCGGGTGACGCTGGCCGGAGACAAGGGGTACGACACGCGGGAGTTTGTGGAGCAGATGAAGGATCTGAACGTGACGCCGCATGTGGCGCAGAACGTGAGCGGACGGCGCAGCGCGGTGGATGGGAGGACGACGCGGCATGAAGGCTACTGGATGAGCCAGAGGAGGCGGAAGCTGGTGGAGGAGTTCTTCGGATGGGCGAAGGTGGTGGCGGGGCTGAGGAAGGTGAAGCTGAGGGGGCGGGAGAAGGTGGGATGGCTGTTCACGCTGGCGGCAGCCGCATACAATCTGGTGAGGATGAGGAACCTGATGGCGGCGGCGACTGCCTGAGGAGCGCGGAAACAGCCTTCCGGCGGCCTTCCAATGGCCGCTGGAAGGCGAGTGGGCAGGGGGGCGATCCGTTCCCAGGGCTTCCTC
This DNA window, taken from Bryobacteraceae bacterium, encodes the following:
- the TRm5 gene encoding IS256 family transposase, whose product is MTQKKDSAKAAERKAKQLAALAEQQEDLLRVLIRRVLEEVMEAEMDEVVGAEKGQRTASRTGYRSGYYRRTLVTRVGKIELRVPQDREGRFQTEMFERYQRSEKALVGALAEMYVQGVSTRRVKEITEQLCGHEFSASAISRINARLDEELEKFARRQLEEEYPYLVLDARYERVREDGVVRAQAVLVAIGINWEGRRCVLAVELAQRESATSWRELLEGLKGRGLRGVRLVVSDDHAGLKRAVREVLGEALWQRCYVHFLRNALDYLPRRGGDDCLTELRWIYERRTAAEARQDLKAWLGRWQGRYSRLCQWVEENIEETLSFYALPLAHHKHLKSTNMLERLNEEIKRRTLVVRIFPNAASCLRLVRALAVEIHEDWIEATRYLDMDLLREQEKSRPRLGEAA
- a CDS encoding DDE transposase, yielding MRGEDRQQQEMFLYASLEDLVPADHPLRPIRAMVDEALQRLDDTFDEIYGEVGRPSIAPERLLRAQLLMLLYTIRSERMLVEQLRYNLLFRWFVGLGMSEEVWHATVFTKNRDRLLEGDVARQFFGEIVRQAKQQGLMSSEHFSVDGTMVEAWASQKSFRPKQEKSDEDEPKQGGRNREVDFRGQQRSNETHESVTDPEARLWRKSQTAEAKLSYLGHVLGENRHGLIVNVRVTKAYGRAEREAAVEMAREIPGGTKRVTLAGDKGYDTREFVEQMKDLNVTPHVAQNVSGRRSAVDGRTTRHEGYWMSQRRRKLVEEFFGWAKVVAGLRKVKLRGREKVGWLFTLAAAAYNLVRMRNLMAAATA